In the genome of Molothrus aeneus isolate 106 chromosome 5, BPBGC_Maene_1.0, whole genome shotgun sequence, one region contains:
- the LOC136556798 gene encoding endonuclease domain-containing 1 protein-like, whose translation MLGLLLLLQVLASCLWLGHSEVVNSFDSCPQFFYAGTIPNDALNPRNPAWICQRFRNAYHYATLYDRDGRIPVYSAYIYHPAPGKRPKSWFVEPQLTGKSNLKEMESEKRLIDQYKISAEDIKKSQAVCDDYRALKGLDRGHLNPSGHMDNNDSKMATFTLTNVVPQDSDLNDSQWRVYEDAKMIAKTKGCTTTYVITGAVPGKTSVSNGRVNRPSHIWSAACCLGSTKPMKAWGAIAKNDKNQVEELSLGKLEEKLSDLYGKTVTLFNNACPRQ comes from the exons atgctggggctgctgctgctgctgcaggtgttgGCCAGCTGCCTCTGGCTGGGACACAGCGAGGTGGTGAACTCCTTTGATAGTTGTCCTCAGTTCTTCTATGCGGGGACCATTCCAAATGATGCCCTGAACCCAAGGAACCCAGCCTGGATCTGTCAGCGCTTCAGGAACGCGTATCACTATGCCACCCTGTACGACAGAGACGGGAGGATTCCAGTGTACTCTGCTTACATCTATCACCCTGCTCCGGGCAAAAGACCTAAATCGTGGTTTGTTGAGCCTCAG CTCACAGGTAAAAGTAATCTCAAAGAGATGGAATCAGAGAAACGCCTCATAGACCAATACAAAATCTCTGCAGAAGATATCAAAAAGAGCCAGGCTGTATGCGATGACTACAGAGCACTGAAGGGTTTGGACCGTGGCCATTTGAATCCCAGTGGCCATATGGATAACAATGACAGTAAAATGGCCACCTTCACCCTGACCAACGTAGTGCCCCAGGACAGCGATCTCAACGATAGCCAGTGGAGGGTCTACGAGGATGCAAAAATGATTGCAAAGACCAAGGGCTGTACAACCACCTACGTGATCACgggtgctgtgcctgggaagacTTCCGTGTCCAACGGGAGGGTGAACAGACCCAGCCACATCTGGTCAGCTGCCTGCTGTCTGGGGAGCACAAAGCCCATGAAAGCTTGGGGGGCCATTGCTAAGAACGACAAGAACCAGGTGgaggagctcagcctggggaagctgGAGGAGAAGTTGTCTGACCTCTATGGTAAAACGGTTACCTTGTTCAACAACGCCTGTCCCCGGCAATAA
- the LOC136556721 gene encoding endonuclease domain-containing 1 protein-like: MLGLLLLLLQVLASCLWLGHSEVVKSFETSCPQFFFREIPPNDALEPQKPAWICQRYKNQYYFATLYDRKMRIPVYSAYIYQPGPGKRPKIWLVEPQLIGPAYPKTMEKEWTVLNQYNVTLEKLSQSQAILHDYKNLTGLNRGHLNPNGHHDDYSSRVATFTLTNIVPQDEKLNGGAWNNYEQQTMIRRTQGCKTTYVIVGAVPGNNYIAKGRVNKPSHLWSAACCVVDNNYIKAWAVIAENDRNQVELLTLGELEDTLTELYGRGQVSLFDSDCPRE; this comes from the exons atgctggggctgctgctgctgctgctgcaggtgttgGCCAGCTGCCTCTGGCTGGGACACAGTGAGGTGGTCAAGTCCTTTGAAACTTCATGTCCTCAGTTTTTTTTCCGGGAGATCCCCCCGAATGATGCCCTGGAGCCACAGAAACCAGCCTGGATCTGTCAGCGCTACAAGAACCAGTATTACTTTGCCACCCTGTATGACAGGAAGATGCGTATTCCTGTCTACTCTGCTTACATCTACCAGCCTGGACCGGGAAAAAGACCTAAAATTTGGCTGGTTGAGCCCCAG CTGATTGGCCCAGCTTATCCCAAAACTATGGAAAAAGAGTGGACAGTCTTAAATCAATACAATGTCACCTTGGAGAAACTCAGCCAGAGCCAGGCTATCCTTCATGACTACAAGAACCTGACAGGTTTGAACAGGGGCCATTTGAACCCTAATGGCCACCACGATGACTACAGCAGCAGGGTGGCCACCTTCACCCTCACCAACATAGTGCCCCAGGATGAGAAACTCAACGGCGGCGCCTGGAACAACTACGAGCAGCAAACGATGATCAGGAGAACCCAGGGCTGTAAAACCACCTATGTCATTGtgggtgctgtgcctgggaaCAACTACATTGCCAAGGGGAGGGTTAATAAACCCAGCCACCTCTGGTCAGCTGCCTGCTGCGTGGTGGACAACAACTACATAAAGGCTTGGGCGGTCATCGCTGAGAACGACAGGAACCAGGTTGAGCTCCTCACATTGGGGGAGCTGGAGGACACGTTAACTGAGCTCTATGGGAGGGGACAGGTTTCCCTGTTTGACAGTGACTGTCCCCGAGAATAA
- the LOC136557130 gene encoding endonuclease domain-containing 1 protein-like has product MLGLLLLLQVLASCLWLGHSEVVNSFTSCPQFFYAQIPPNNALNPRNPAWICQRFRNSYHYATLYDRDKRIPVYSAYIYQPGPGSRSNSWYAEPQLINPAYSRDIDTEMSIRNRYKITLQQIGQSQAINQDYNNLQGLDRGHLSPSGHQSGNNSKWATFTLTNIVPQNSTLNKGQWKDYENQTMAQNTQGCTTTYVITGAVPGNTYISNNRVNVPSHIWSAACCQTNASRRTWAVIAGNNMNRVQNLTRAQLEANLTQLYGRGQVSLFHSACPP; this is encoded by the exons atgctggggctgctgctgctgctgcaggtgttgGCCAGCTGCCTCTGGCTGGGACACAGCGAGGTGGTGAACTCCTTTACAAGTTGTCCTCAGTTCTTCTATGCACAGATTCCCCCAAATAATGCCCTGAATCCAAGGAACCCAGCCTGGATCTGTCAGCGCTTCAGGAACTCGTATCACTATGCCACCCTGTACGACAGAGACAAGAGGATTCCAGTGTACTCTGCTTACATCTACCAGCCTGGACCAGGAAGCAGATCTAATTCGTGGTATGCTGAGCCTCAG CTGATCAACCCAGCTTATTCCAGGGATATAGATACAGAGATGTCCATCCGTAATCGATACAAGATCACTCTACAGCAAATTGGCCAGAGTCAGGCTATCAACCAAGACTACAACAATCTCCAGGGTTTGGACCGTGGTCATTTGAGCCCCAGTGGCCACCAAAGTGGCAACAACAGCAAGTGGGCTACCTTCACCCTCACCAACATAGTGCCCCAGAACAGCACACTCAACAAGGGCCAGTGGAAAGACTACGAGAATCAAACGATGGCTCAGAATACCCAGGGCTGTACAACGACCTACGTGATCACgggtgctgtgcctgggaaCACCTACATCTCCAATAACAGGGTTAATGTGCCCAGCCACATCTGGTCGGCTGCCTGCTGCCAGACCAACGCCAGCAGGAGGACTTGGGCGGTCATTGCTGGAAACAACATGAACCGGGTGCAGAACCTCACAAGGGCACAACTGGAGGCCAACTTGACACAGCTCTATGGGAGGGGACAGGTTTCTCTGTTCCACAGTGCCTGTCCCCCCTAA